The following proteins come from a genomic window of Gynuella sunshinyii YC6258:
- a CDS encoding alpha-glucuronidase family glycosyl hydrolase: MRILTLLLVIAASLASLSSHAEDGYDLWLRYQTLPESYAKDVNRTIKNLVPGDINDPTRALAIEELQTGFSKMLGKPLPIKSNAGKASLMLLTSEALAQISNDVDTAKLTELGDEGYLLTQAKINNKPVTLIAANSEQGLLYGAFELLQQMQLQTSLKELNHSSSPKIQRRVLNHWDNLDGSVERGYAGSSIWDWWELPGVINPRYKDYARANAALGINGTVLNNVNSKAISLDHRYIEKAAALAEVFRPYGIKVYLSARFNAPMELDGFENADPQNPKVRQWWKDKAKEIYQIIPNFGGFLVKANSEGQPGPGDYGRSHAEGANMLAEALEPYGGIVMWRAFVYSEHDAEDRGKQAYNEFKPLDGKFKDNVLLQVKNGPIDFQPREPYHPLFGAMPNTPLMMEFQITKEYLGFATHIAYLAPLYQEVLAADTFAKGKGSTVAKVIDGSLDGHKLTGIAGVANIGHHRNWSGSIFNQANWYAFGRLAWDPYADSQTIGRDWLALTFTNEEQFTEPTLGMMMRSREAVVDYMTPLGLAHLMATGHHYGPGPWVSDLGRPEWNPAYYHKADKNGIGFDRTKTGSNALAQYSKEVAQSFADPKTMDERYLLWFHHLPWDFKLQSGKTLWQGLVEHYDHGVEEAKAMQQTWQSLKPYVDQERFTDTAQRLQIQVDEAQWWRDASLAYFSHVSGKAIPQGTTPPKHDLQYYIKLSFPYAPGN, encoded by the coding sequence ATGAGAATACTTACATTATTGCTCGTTATTGCCGCAAGTCTGGCCAGCTTAAGCTCTCATGCAGAAGATGGTTACGACCTATGGCTCCGATATCAAACCCTTCCTGAAAGCTACGCCAAAGATGTGAACCGAACGATCAAAAACCTGGTGCCTGGCGACATAAACGACCCAACCCGAGCACTTGCTATTGAGGAACTGCAAACCGGATTTAGCAAAATGTTAGGTAAACCATTACCCATCAAAAGCAACGCGGGCAAAGCCAGTCTGATGCTGCTGACCAGCGAAGCATTAGCACAAATCTCTAACGATGTAGACACCGCAAAGCTTACCGAGCTGGGCGATGAAGGCTACCTGCTCACTCAAGCCAAAATTAATAACAAGCCGGTAACGTTGATCGCAGCGAACAGCGAGCAAGGCTTACTGTATGGTGCATTCGAACTCTTACAACAAATGCAGTTACAAACCAGCCTTAAAGAGCTAAACCACTCATCATCCCCCAAAATACAACGGCGGGTGTTAAACCATTGGGACAACTTGGATGGCAGTGTAGAGCGGGGCTATGCCGGTTCCTCCATTTGGGACTGGTGGGAGTTACCTGGCGTTATCAACCCTCGCTACAAAGATTATGCTCGCGCAAATGCAGCGCTGGGCATTAACGGCACAGTATTAAACAACGTTAACTCTAAAGCCATTTCCCTTGACCACCGCTACATTGAAAAAGCCGCGGCGCTGGCGGAGGTATTCCGCCCCTACGGCATTAAAGTGTATTTATCAGCCCGCTTTAACGCACCAATGGAATTAGACGGCTTCGAAAATGCCGATCCACAAAACCCAAAAGTGCGCCAATGGTGGAAAGATAAAGCGAAAGAAATTTACCAGATCATCCCCAATTTTGGCGGCTTTCTGGTAAAAGCCAACTCTGAAGGCCAACCTGGCCCTGGCGATTATGGCCGCTCTCACGCAGAGGGCGCAAATATGCTGGCCGAGGCATTAGAGCCCTACGGCGGCATTGTTATGTGGCGTGCGTTTGTGTACTCCGAACACGATGCTGAGGACCGCGGTAAGCAGGCTTACAACGAGTTCAAACCGTTGGATGGAAAATTTAAAGACAATGTTTTACTGCAAGTTAAGAACGGTCCGATCGATTTTCAACCACGCGAGCCCTATCACCCCCTGTTTGGTGCTATGCCCAATACACCTTTGATGATGGAGTTCCAAATCACCAAAGAGTACCTGGGTTTCGCGACCCACATTGCCTACCTCGCACCGCTCTATCAAGAAGTGCTGGCAGCAGACACTTTCGCAAAAGGCAAGGGCTCCACTGTCGCCAAAGTCATTGATGGCAGCCTCGATGGTCACAAATTAACCGGTATTGCCGGCGTCGCCAATATTGGTCATCACCGTAACTGGAGCGGCTCTATTTTTAACCAAGCTAACTGGTATGCTTTTGGCCGCTTAGCATGGGACCCATACGCCGACTCGCAAACGATTGGTCGTGACTGGTTAGCCCTGACTTTTACAAATGAAGAGCAATTTACAGAGCCCACACTGGGAATGATGATGCGCTCGCGTGAAGCAGTAGTGGATTACATGACTCCGTTAGGATTAGCTCACTTAATGGCCACTGGTCACCACTATGGCCCTGGTCCCTGGGTAAGCGATCTTGGCCGCCCGGAATGGAACCCTGCTTACTACCATAAAGCGGATAAAAATGGCATTGGCTTTGACCGCACCAAAACCGGCAGCAACGCCCTGGCTCAATACTCTAAAGAAGTAGCCCAGAGCTTTGCTGATCCCAAAACCATGGATGAGAGATATCTGCTGTGGTTTCACCACTTACCATGGGACTTCAAACTACAGTCAGGCAAAACACTATGGCAAGGTTTGGTGGAGCACTATGACCACGGAGTAGAAGAAGCCAAAGCCATGCAGCAAACCTGGCAAAGCTTAAAGCCTTATGTGGACCAGGAGCGCTTTACAGACACCGCACAGCGCCTACAAATTCAGGTGGATGAAGCCCAATGGTGGCGCGATGCCAGCTTGGCCTACTTCAGTCACGTGTCTGGCAAAGCCATACCACAAGGCACAACTCCGCCAAAACACGACCTGCAATACTACATCAAACTCAGTTTCCCATATGCACCGGGCAACTAA
- a CDS encoding GFA family protein has translation MSTSYKGSCLCSQVTFQVSGFKEHIANCHCSMCRKFHGAAFGTLSQVKDLIWLSGQERLKDYVAPNGTIRTFCSECGSSIGFRSKGNALPDIELSLAMFDTDIPVNIDAHIYSAYKSNWHEITDDLPQYKEGRE, from the coding sequence ATGAGCACTAGTTACAAAGGCAGCTGCTTATGCAGCCAAGTCACATTTCAAGTTTCCGGGTTCAAAGAGCATATCGCAAACTGCCACTGCTCAATGTGTCGGAAATTCCATGGCGCCGCTTTTGGTACGTTATCCCAAGTGAAAGACTTAATATGGTTATCAGGCCAGGAACGACTTAAGGACTATGTTGCACCTAATGGAACCATTCGTACCTTTTGCTCTGAATGCGGTTCAAGCATTGGATTCAGAAGCAAAGGCAATGCGTTGCCAGATATTGAGTTGTCATTAGCAATGTTTGACACAGATATTCCTGTGAACATTGATGCACATATTTATTCAGCCTACAAAAGCAACTGGCACGAAATAACCGATGATCTTCCTCAATACAAAGAAGGCCGGGAGTGA
- a CDS encoding transposase — protein MTKPRNEQVSLEETSFYHCMVRCVRRAYLCGADSETGENFDHRKQWLVSRLRFLSYVYAIDICAYAIMSNHYHVVLHVDQARAQSWSDDEVVERWLQLYNGDVLINRWLAARKTMSAAELQVVSVTIAQWRERLCSISWFMRGVNETIARMANEEDNCKGRFWEGRFKSQALLDEGALLTCMAYVDLNPVRAAMADDLIDSDFTSIQQRLFDYAKYKTTQTKTATEQTLTQRVSKQRQLKRELKLDHLPESPLMPFSGRQQDSIHAALPFTREDYFDLIDTTGRCLRDDKRGAIHPDTEKLISRLGIDPNQWLKHVQSYGRSYGDSAGSRVSLLQYADRFKRRWSKGVKVSSECYLRTG, from the coding sequence ATGACCAAACCCCGTAACGAACAAGTCTCTCTGGAAGAGACATCCTTTTATCACTGCATGGTGCGCTGTGTTCGGCGGGCGTATTTGTGTGGTGCTGATTCTGAAACTGGTGAGAATTTTGATCACCGTAAGCAGTGGTTGGTGTCGCGTCTGCGGTTTTTATCCTATGTGTACGCCATTGATATTTGTGCCTATGCGATCATGAGCAATCATTATCATGTGGTGCTACATGTCGATCAGGCACGCGCTCAAAGCTGGTCGGATGATGAGGTGGTGGAACGCTGGTTACAGCTGTACAACGGGGATGTATTGATAAACCGTTGGCTGGCGGCGCGTAAAACAATGTCAGCCGCCGAGTTACAAGTCGTGTCGGTTACGATTGCCCAGTGGCGTGAACGTTTGTGTTCCATTAGTTGGTTTATGCGTGGTGTCAATGAAACCATTGCCCGTATGGCCAATGAAGAAGACAACTGCAAAGGCCGGTTCTGGGAAGGGCGCTTCAAGTCTCAGGCTTTATTGGATGAAGGTGCATTACTGACCTGTATGGCTTATGTGGACCTGAACCCAGTACGTGCTGCCATGGCGGATGATCTGATCGATAGCGACTTTACCTCAATTCAGCAACGCTTGTTCGATTACGCCAAATACAAAACCACCCAAACCAAAACCGCTACCGAACAAACACTCACCCAGCGTGTTTCCAAACAACGCCAACTTAAGCGTGAGTTGAAGCTTGATCACCTACCGGAATCTCCATTGATGCCTTTCAGTGGACGTCAGCAGGATTCCATTCATGCAGCCCTTCCATTCACCCGGGAAGACTATTTCGATTTGATTGATACCACCGGGCGTTGTCTGCGAGATGACAAACGGGGTGCCATACATCCTGACACCGAAAAACTGATCAGCCGACTGGGTATCGACCCGAATCAATGGCTGAAACATGTTCAAAGTTATGGTCGGTCTTATGGAGACAGTGCCGGTTCGCGGGTTTCGTTATTGCAGTATGCGGATCGATTTAAGCGTCGATGGAGTAAGGGGGTTAAAGTGTCTTCGGAGTGTTATCTTAGAACCGGTTAA
- a CDS encoding LysE family translocator: MNFLVFLGICLVATASPGPAVFLAIKNGAKYGHKNAMFGIAGNVSAMLTLASVSAAGLGAIILASSHLYTAIKIIGGLYLIYIGIKSWRQSSVPPVEEEETDPTLSAPRKLTLFRESYFVGISNPKAIVFYTALFPQFINLAKPVFPQFVLLALTFATCSFAFLMFYSSIASKLKPYIERENISRWFNRITGGVFIGFGAALLANNRV, from the coding sequence ATGAATTTTCTAGTGTTTTTAGGCATTTGCCTGGTTGCTACCGCCAGCCCGGGTCCAGCAGTTTTTTTAGCAATCAAAAATGGTGCTAAATATGGACATAAAAATGCAATGTTCGGAATCGCCGGTAATGTATCTGCCATGCTTACATTAGCCTCAGTCTCAGCAGCAGGCTTGGGCGCGATAATTCTTGCATCTTCACATCTATATACTGCAATTAAAATAATCGGCGGCCTGTATTTGATTTACATAGGCATTAAGTCTTGGAGACAAAGTTCCGTTCCACCAGTCGAAGAAGAAGAAACAGACCCGACATTATCAGCACCTCGCAAACTCACCCTGTTTCGTGAATCTTACTTCGTAGGCATTAGCAATCCAAAGGCAATCGTGTTCTATACGGCTCTATTTCCTCAATTTATCAACTTGGCAAAACCTGTTTTTCCTCAATTTGTCTTACTGGCACTGACTTTTGCTACCTGCTCGTTCGCGTTTTTAATGTTTTATTCATCGATAGCTTCTAAGCTTAAACCGTATATTGAAAGGGAAAATATTTCTCGCTGGTTTAATCGTATAACGGGCGGAGTTTTCATTGGTTTTGGAGCAGCACTTCTTGCAAACAACCGGGTATAA
- a CDS encoding IS3 family transposase (programmed frameshift), with protein sequence MKKDTRRRFSDEFKLEAAQLVVSQGYTVREAAEAMNVGKSTMDKWVRQLRNELSGDAVPANPMTADQKRIKELERQLKRKDEENEIFKKGYCSLDVRLDERFALIQRLKESYNVSRLCEVFEVHRSSFKYWVNRPKGPTASTLKLHSKVEQAYELSGGSAGSRTIASIATTADYVVSRYRAGKAMKALGLRSCQVPKHKYQRGGNEHHVAPNILNRDFAPAAPNQVWCGDVTYIWTGKRWAYLAVVLDLYARKPVGWAMSHSPNSRLTKAALQMAFEMRGKPEGLLFHSDQGCHYTSVEFRQTLWRNKIKQSMSRRGNCWDNSPMERLFRSLKTEWVPVKGYGDFESAKQHIVKYLVGYYSQKRPHSFNGGLAPNQKEKEYFKNYKGVAKIS encoded by the exons ATGAAAAAAGATACTCGTCGTCGCTTTAGTGACGAATTTAAATTAGAAGCAGCACAATTAGTTGTTAGTCAAGGTTACACGGTACGGGAAGCTGCTGAAGCCATGAATGTTGGCAAATCAACTATGGATAAATGGGTACGCCAACTACGCAATGAGCTATCTGGCGATGCAGTACCAGCAAACCCAATGACAGCGGATCAGAAAAGAATTAAAGAACTCGAACGCCAGCTGAAACGGAAAGATGAAGAGAACGAAATAT TTAAAAAAGGCTACTGCTCTCTTGATGTCCGACTCGATGAAAGGTTTGCGCTGATTCAGCGACTGAAAGAGAGCTACAACGTGAGCCGATTGTGTGAGGTCTTTGAAGTGCATCGCAGCAGCTTCAAATATTGGGTGAATCGGCCAAAAGGCCCTACAGCGTCAACCCTAAAGCTGCATTCGAAAGTTGAACAAGCTTATGAATTGAGTGGCGGCTCTGCTGGCTCTCGTACTATAGCTTCCATCGCTACAACGGCCGACTATGTAGTAAGCCGTTATCGAGCAGGTAAGGCAATGAAAGCCCTGGGTTTGAGGAGCTGTCAGGTACCGAAGCACAAATACCAGCGTGGTGGCAATGAGCATCATGTGGCACCAAATATTCTGAACAGAGATTTTGCACCTGCGGCTCCGAATCAGGTTTGGTGTGGCGATGTCACTTATATCTGGACGGGCAAACGATGGGCATACCTGGCTGTCGTGTTGGATCTTTACGCAAGAAAGCCAGTGGGTTGGGCTATGTCCCACTCGCCGAACAGTAGGCTAACTAAGGCGGCACTACAAATGGCATTTGAAATGCGAGGGAAACCGGAGGGTTTATTATTCCATAGTGATCAGGGCTGTCATTACACCAGCGTAGAATTTAGGCAAACGCTATGGCGCAACAAAATAAAACAAAGCATGAGCCGTCGAGGCAATTGCTGGGACAACAGTCCGATGGAACGACTCTTTCGGTCACTAAAAACGGAATGGGTACCTGTTAAAGGTTACGGAGACTTTGAATCGGCCAAGCAACATATTGTGAAGTATTTAGTCGGCTACTATAGCCAGAAAAGACCTCATAGTTTTAATGGTGGATTAGCTCCCAATCAGAAAGAGAAAGAATACTTCAAAAACTATAAAGGGGTGGCCAAAATTAGTTGA
- a CDS encoding DUF4291 domain-containing protein, whose translation MTIPTRQIRAVYDDKTIRVYQAYSDAIANSALEHGTFKSPPFKMERMTWIKPSFLWMMYRSGWGKKDSGQKRILAIDITREGFEWALEHSLLSHEANNYKNKEEWLKIKNATPVRIQWDPERDLHLQPLEHRAIQIGLTNEAVPLYVNEWIQNITEVTELAEEIHTLVENGELEAARQRLPVERPYQVNNKLAQTLGMAFI comes from the coding sequence ATGACTATCCCTACCCGGCAGATTCGCGCTGTCTATGACGATAAAACCATTCGTGTGTATCAGGCTTACAGCGATGCGATTGCGAACTCTGCTTTAGAGCACGGCACTTTCAAGTCACCGCCCTTCAAGATGGAACGCATGACGTGGATTAAGCCATCTTTTCTTTGGATGATGTATCGCTCAGGTTGGGGTAAAAAAGACAGCGGCCAGAAACGCATTCTGGCCATCGACATTACAAGGGAAGGTTTTGAGTGGGCGCTGGAACATAGCCTGCTTAGCCATGAAGCCAATAACTATAAAAACAAAGAAGAGTGGCTAAAGATTAAAAACGCAACTCCCGTTCGCATCCAGTGGGACCCCGAACGGGATTTGCATTTGCAGCCTTTAGAGCATCGGGCAATTCAAATCGGACTCACTAACGAAGCTGTACCACTCTATGTTAATGAGTGGATTCAGAACATCACCGAAGTGACAGAACTTGCGGAAGAAATCCATACTCTTGTGGAGAACGGCGAATTGGAAGCCGCCAGACAGCGACTTCCTGTTGAACGCCCTTACCAAGTGAACAATAAATTGGCGCAGACACTCGGCATGGCGTTTATTTAG
- a CDS encoding sialate O-acetylesterase produces the protein MNKYFNAGAFAAAIGFSAFAAPAFAFEPASVFNDNMVLQRDEPLVFWGRGEPGEKFNLSFAGTTKKVKVGRDGTWQAKLKPLNAGGPYQLKLADGDNTKIVNNIMVGDVWLCSGQSNMAFRIKDATGDQPWGGEDAPERIRIMTVERDYDAASEAELAKKAEWQPATTANLAEFSAVCAYLGEEMEKELDVPVGLINSSWGGSQIEAWISAKELKKVGGFDNDLMLLSTFVDNPKLAQQQYADQWQIWWQQQTQPWKTPLTQTWFDVQEPANWQTWKGFEDFNGLVWYRNNFNLTEAEAKLGGKLSIGGIDEVDLTWLNGQIVGTEFGWGTERTYDVEPGVLKAGENLLMINITSTYGAGGLVGPADHIALTLSDGKRIALGEGWQASRVQESYGYPRNAPWQSINGLSGLYNSMIAPLKGLKIRGVAWYQGESNTGRAGEYADLMQALIRNWREDFGKNLPFVVVQLPGYGNTGASSAMESDWAQLRLGQWQAVANDKNAGLVIAIDQGDPADIHPKNKSIVGKRTADVTLALMGEKAAITDGIYPVKAETNDGDVVVTFDPAGETLQVKGSSKLNYVELCADSCKRVNATVLGGQLRVALSQMTNATRVRYCWADAPECHLYGQSGLPVSSFEIDIKP, from the coding sequence ATGAACAAATATTTCAACGCTGGAGCGTTTGCCGCTGCCATAGGCTTTTCAGCTTTTGCTGCACCTGCTTTTGCCTTCGAGCCAGCCTCTGTTTTTAATGACAATATGGTTTTACAGCGCGATGAGCCTCTGGTTTTCTGGGGGCGCGGTGAGCCAGGGGAAAAGTTCAATTTAAGCTTTGCCGGCACGACAAAAAAAGTAAAAGTAGGCCGCGACGGTACCTGGCAAGCCAAGCTAAAACCCCTAAACGCGGGAGGCCCTTATCAGCTGAAGTTGGCGGACGGAGACAACACCAAGATAGTTAATAACATAATGGTTGGTGATGTATGGCTTTGTTCTGGTCAGTCCAATATGGCATTTCGCATTAAAGATGCTACCGGCGACCAACCTTGGGGTGGCGAAGATGCCCCTGAACGTATTCGTATAATGACCGTTGAGCGTGATTATGACGCCGCGTCTGAGGCGGAGTTGGCTAAGAAAGCTGAATGGCAGCCCGCTACTACCGCTAATTTGGCAGAGTTTTCCGCTGTGTGTGCCTATTTGGGTGAAGAGATGGAAAAAGAGTTGGATGTGCCCGTTGGGTTGATTAATTCATCTTGGGGTGGATCGCAGATAGAGGCATGGATCAGTGCTAAAGAGCTTAAAAAGGTGGGTGGCTTTGATAATGATTTAATGTTGCTGAGCACCTTTGTAGATAATCCCAAGCTGGCACAACAGCAATATGCTGATCAGTGGCAGATCTGGTGGCAACAACAAACCCAGCCCTGGAAAACCCCGTTAACGCAAACCTGGTTTGATGTTCAGGAGCCCGCTAATTGGCAAACCTGGAAGGGGTTTGAAGATTTCAACGGACTGGTTTGGTATCGTAATAACTTTAATTTAACAGAGGCCGAAGCAAAATTGGGTGGGAAACTCTCGATTGGCGGGATAGATGAGGTGGACCTCACCTGGTTGAACGGTCAAATCGTTGGTACCGAATTTGGCTGGGGTACCGAGCGTACTTATGACGTAGAACCCGGCGTGCTGAAGGCTGGTGAGAATCTGTTAATGATTAATATCACCAGCACCTATGGTGCTGGTGGCTTGGTTGGCCCTGCCGATCATATAGCTTTAACCCTCAGTGATGGTAAACGCATAGCGTTGGGTGAAGGCTGGCAAGCCAGCCGAGTACAGGAAAGTTATGGTTACCCGCGCAATGCGCCTTGGCAAAGCATTAATGGTTTGAGCGGCTTATACAACTCTATGATTGCGCCGCTTAAAGGGTTAAAAATTCGTGGTGTGGCCTGGTACCAGGGCGAATCCAACACCGGCCGGGCCGGTGAATATGCAGACTTGATGCAAGCGCTCATTCGTAACTGGCGGGAAGACTTTGGCAAAAACCTGCCATTTGTTGTTGTGCAGCTACCCGGCTATGGTAACACCGGCGCGAGCAGTGCTATGGAATCCGATTGGGCGCAGTTGCGTCTGGGCCAATGGCAAGCAGTTGCAAACGACAAAAATGCAGGCCTGGTCATTGCAATCGATCAAGGTGATCCTGCCGACATTCACCCGAAAAATAAAAGCATTGTGGGCAAGCGTACGGCCGATGTTACTTTAGCGCTGATGGGCGAAAAAGCAGCCATCACAGATGGAATTTATCCTGTAAAAGCTGAAACAAATGATGGCGATGTTGTGGTGACGTTCGACCCGGCGGGTGAAACTTTACAAGTTAAGGGCAGCAGTAAGCTTAACTACGTGGAGCTGTGCGCGGATTCTTGTAAGCGAGTAAATGCAACCGTGCTCGGTGGGCAGCTGCGCGTTGCATTGTCGCAAATGACCAATGCAACGCGCGTTCGTTATTGTTGGGCCGATGCGCCGGAGTGCCACTTGTATGGGCAGTCCGGTTTACCGGTCAGTTCGTTTGAAATTGACATCAAGCCTTAG
- a CDS encoding ergot alkaloid biosynthesis protein, with translation MINNILVTGGTGKTGRNVVEQLQQQGFIPRIATRNPMAPDTVRFDWKDPSAFQDAFEGIDAVYLVAPTDDFDSLGAMQNGLSAALDAGIKRFVLLSASSLEEGGPMMGAVHAWLRENAQQWAVLRPSWFMENLSEGQHRNSIKMESTIYSATQHGRIGFISAQDIARCAATLLTSPQVENNDHILTGPEAISYDHIAEILSRHLGKTIQHKCVSTAELAKRFRNLGYPEDYADGIAAMDEAISIGSENHISTNVKAITGISPVSMNTFVQNNIEAWKN, from the coding sequence ATGATTAACAACATACTGGTGACCGGCGGTACAGGTAAAACCGGCCGAAACGTGGTTGAACAATTGCAACAGCAGGGTTTCATTCCAAGAATTGCCACACGTAACCCGATGGCTCCAGATACAGTAAGGTTCGACTGGAAAGACCCCAGCGCTTTTCAAGATGCATTTGAAGGTATCGATGCCGTATACCTGGTCGCTCCAACAGATGACTTTGACTCGCTGGGCGCAATGCAGAATGGACTCTCGGCAGCACTTGATGCCGGTATAAAAAGGTTTGTATTACTGAGCGCTTCATCTCTTGAAGAAGGTGGACCGATGATGGGTGCTGTACATGCCTGGCTACGTGAAAATGCTCAGCAATGGGCCGTGTTAAGACCTTCCTGGTTTATGGAAAATCTCTCAGAAGGGCAGCACCGGAACTCCATCAAAATGGAATCCACTATCTATTCTGCCACCCAGCATGGTCGTATCGGGTTTATCTCAGCTCAGGATATAGCAAGATGTGCCGCAACATTGCTTACCTCACCTCAAGTAGAAAACAACGACCATATCCTGACCGGCCCGGAAGCAATCTCATATGATCATATCGCAGAGATCCTTTCACGCCATCTTGGTAAAACCATTCAACACAAATGCGTCTCTACTGCGGAACTGGCAAAACGTTTTCGTAACCTTGGATACCCGGAAGACTATGCCGATGGCATTGCCGCCATGGACGAAGCTATCTCAATAGGATCTGAAAATCATATAAGTACCAACGTAAAAGCCATCACCGGTATATCACCAGTATCAATGAACACTTTCGTTCAAAATAATATTGAGGCATGGAAAAATTAA
- a CDS encoding nuclear transport factor 2 family protein — protein MSDRKTIPSFGAMLRKALKDAIIPEAGEDFLAMCADDIVFKFPFTPNESLTEIIGLEAITRYLAKIGAVLEFESFSDPIIHESKDGETFILEFSCQGKGTQTAARYDQNYVAVISIQQKRIAQYRDYWNPLILLEATGGLETFKESIND, from the coding sequence ATGTCAGACAGAAAAACAATTCCGAGCTTTGGAGCGATGCTCCGCAAAGCTTTAAAAGACGCCATTATTCCAGAAGCCGGTGAAGACTTTCTGGCCATGTGCGCTGACGATATCGTCTTTAAATTTCCGTTTACACCCAATGAATCCTTGACGGAAATCATAGGTCTTGAGGCAATCACTCGTTATCTGGCCAAGATTGGAGCAGTGCTGGAGTTTGAATCTTTCAGCGACCCGATTATTCATGAGTCCAAAGATGGAGAGACCTTTATACTGGAATTTTCCTGTCAGGGAAAAGGAACTCAAACAGCTGCCCGGTACGACCAGAACTATGTTGCAGTGATCTCTATTCAACAAAAACGAATTGCTCAATACCGCGATTACTGGAATCCGCTGATTCTGCTAGAAGCCACCGGGGGCCTGGAAACATTCAAGGAATCCATCAATGATTAA
- a CDS encoding tetratricopeptide repeat protein, producing MAGKFDNFHKIEMLLKHGRVRAATQFLYEQLEKYPDRIEPVLQLGAFYRRRKKYDLAKIIYERGLRKFPKAPALLSNYGNLLTDLKEFDLAEVYLLRARSIHSSHDIVRNLGLHYFHRGKPKEALALFELLVEDQPDNADYHWHRALCLLHLKRFKEGWEAYEWRTQLHPNLYPTRKYKKWCGENLSGKTICVTLEQGLGDALNFLRFVPLLHKLGAVVFLESKPVFEGVFKCISGVQLIDSDERVESIDYYVPIMSLPFLLGLTTENQLFELDQPLAIKERTAFSFPSSGKKKVGLIWAGKKTPKDRSCDLSNFNFLFFNSDIQVYSFQFDSRKSDIEKNGYENFIIDLSSHIYNFYETALLLKEMDYVITVDTSAAHLAGLIGVPVKLMLLHYSDWRWFEGKSTPWYPAMTLYRQHQPDDWSQAILELRRDLEMSEE from the coding sequence ATGGCAGGAAAATTCGATAATTTTCATAAAATAGAAATGTTGCTCAAACATGGCAGGGTTAGGGCGGCAACGCAGTTTTTATATGAACAGTTGGAGAAGTATCCAGACCGTATCGAGCCTGTTCTTCAGTTGGGTGCATTTTATCGTAGACGCAAAAAATATGACTTGGCTAAGATAATCTATGAAAGAGGTTTGAGGAAGTTTCCAAAGGCTCCTGCATTGCTATCCAACTACGGCAACCTGTTAACTGATTTGAAAGAGTTTGACTTGGCCGAAGTTTACCTCTTACGGGCACGCAGTATTCATAGTAGCCATGATATCGTTCGTAACCTGGGTCTTCACTACTTTCATCGGGGAAAACCCAAGGAGGCTTTGGCGCTATTCGAGTTATTAGTGGAGGATCAGCCTGATAATGCCGACTATCATTGGCATCGTGCTCTTTGTTTGTTACATCTAAAGCGTTTCAAGGAAGGCTGGGAGGCGTATGAATGGAGAACTCAATTACATCCAAATCTTTATCCAACTCGAAAGTATAAAAAATGGTGCGGAGAGAATCTGTCTGGAAAGACTATCTGCGTCACTCTCGAACAAGGGTTGGGGGACGCGTTGAATTTTCTTCGCTTTGTTCCCTTGTTGCATAAACTTGGTGCAGTTGTCTTTCTGGAATCCAAGCCTGTTTTTGAGGGGGTGTTTAAATGTATCTCTGGGGTTCAATTGATTGATTCCGATGAAAGAGTGGAGTCTATTGACTATTATGTGCCAATAATGAGTTTACCTTTTTTACTTGGATTGACTACTGAAAATCAACTGTTTGAATTAGACCAACCCCTAGCTATAAAAGAGCGTACTGCATTTAGTTTTCCATCTTCCGGTAAAAAGAAAGTGGGATTGATATGGGCCGGAAAAAAGACACCCAAGGACCGTTCATGTGACCTTTCAAATTTCAATTTTCTATTCTTTAATTCGGATATTCAGGTGTATAGCTTTCAATTTGATAGCCGTAAATCTGATATCGAAAAGAATGGATATGAGAATTTTATAATAGACCTTTCTTCTCATATATATAATTTTTATGAAACAGCCTTGCTTTTAAAAGAAATGGATTACGTTATTACGGTTGATACATCGGCTGCACACCTTGCAGGATTGATAGGTGTACCCGTTAAGCTTATGTTATTGCATTACTCGGATTGGCGGTGGTTTGAAGGCAAAAGTACACCGTGGTATCCGGCAATGACCCTCTATCGACAACATCAGCCAGATGATTGGTCTCAGGCTATTCTGGAACTACGGCGAGATCTGGAAATGAGTGAGGAATAA